The following proteins are co-located in the Solanum pennellii chromosome 1, SPENNV200 genome:
- the LOC107008980 gene encoding probable protein phosphatase 2C 34 — translation MVQFSSIFTGITKSIAIRNGKKSKHDDGRETADALAKEAKKNEMMLTSSGSVAGASHNLAVVFSKGGKKGINQDRFVVWEDFGCQDDMIFCGVFDGHGPWGHLVAKRVRKLMPTALLRNWQKRVAHTVDGTNGISIDRSCFQFDIWKQSYFETCSIIDQELEQYADSFYSGTTALTLVRQGGLLVVANVGDSRAVLATTDDDGRLVSVQLTVDLKPNLPRESERIMQSRGRVLSCEDEPGVYRVWMPTVEGPGLAISRAFGDYYIKDFGIISEPELTSRKITHRDQFAILATDGVWDVMSNDEAVEIVSSTGEREDAAKRLVESAICAWKRKRRGAPMDDISAICLFFHNIPLSKQQAKSV, via the exons ATGGTGCAGTTCTCTTCTATTTTCACTGGCAttacgaaatccattgcaatcaGGAATGGGAAGAAAAGTAAACATGATGACGGAAGGGAAACTGCGGATGCACTGGCTAAGGAAGCTAAAAAGAACGAGATGATGTTAACGTCATCTGGCTCTGTAGCTGGTGCTTCTCACAACTTGGCTGTTGTTTTCTCCAAAGGAGGGAAGAAAGGTATCAATCAGGATAGATTTGTTGTGTGGGAG gattttggatGCCAAGATGACATGATTTTCTGTGGGGTGTTTGATGGGCATGGTCCTTGGGGTCATcttgttgctaaaagagtcaGAAAACTGATGCCAACAGCTTTGCTTCGTAATTGGCAGAAACGAGTTGCCCACACCGTGGATGGTACTAATGGGATATCAATAGATAGAAGTTGTTTCCAGTTTGACATTTGGAAGCAGTCCTACTTTGAGACTTGCTCCATCATCGATCAAGAGCTCGAGCAGTATGCTGACTCTTTCTACAGTGGTACCACAGCTTTAACGCTCGTTAGACAG GGTGGTCTGCTGGTAGTAGCAAACGTTGGAGATTCTCGAGCTGTATTGGCAACAACAGATGATGATGGTAGATTGGTATCAGTTCAGCTCACCGTTGACCTCAAACCTAACTTACCTC GGGAAAGCGAGCGAATAATGCAGTCAAGAGGGAGAGTGTTGTCATGTGAGGATGAACCAGGGGTGTATAGAGTGTGGATGCCTACAGTTGAAGGACCTGGATTAGCAATATCAAGAGCCTTTGGTGATTACTACATAAAGGACTTTGGCATTATTTCTGAACCAGAATTGACGTCCAGAAAAATAACACATAGAGATCAGTTTGCCATCTTGGCAACAGATGGG GTTTGGGATGTGATGTCAAATGATGAAGCAGTGGAGATAGTATCTTCAACAGGAGAAAGGGAAGATGCAGCTAAGAGGCTGGTGGAAAGTGCTATTTGTGCGTGGAAACGCAAACGAAGGGGAGCTCCTATGGATGATATCTCAGCAATATGCCTCTTCTTTCATAACATTCCTCTTTCAAAACAACAAGCTAAGAGTGTCTAA
- the LOC107014390 gene encoding CST complex subunit TEN1, which translates to MATIASGALVNLEELVPTSQHFKHGISLRVTGKLQDYDVETAVAVIVDRNASLKVDTQLLNINLRIGSTFQFIGELLLEPDKKAILKARVGRNMDGMDLNLYRQSLQLLRDFQAGR; encoded by the exons ATGGCCACAATAGCTTCTGGTGCTTTGGTTAATTTAGAAGAGCTAGTTCCAACTTCGCAACACTTTAAGCATGGGATCTCTCTCCGTGTAACTGGAAA GCTCCAAGATTATGATGTGGAGACTGCTGTTGCTGTGATTGTTGATAGAAATGCATCATTAAAAGTTGACACACAACTCTTGAATATCAATCTTCGCATTGGTTCCACCTTCCAGTTCATTGGAGAACTGCTTCTTGAACCCGACAAGAAG GCAATTCTGAAGGCACGAGTTGGACGAAATATGGATGGAATGGATCTGAATCTGTATCGTCAATCTCTGCAACTCTTGAGAGATTTCCAAGCTGGTCGTTGA